A stretch of the Aegilops tauschii subsp. strangulata cultivar AL8/78 chromosome 4, Aet v6.0, whole genome shotgun sequence genome encodes the following:
- the LOC141021630 gene encoding uncharacterized protein encodes MVKESSKSTAGSKVLISLRPDDVYSIFGWKNNGVDVFGFLSTEGEKATKKYQLVLLARKMIGKLLQDGHVRQWPQGNLALLQYLYWEKVQPITGPKYDPLALLSPLMRNWTEDMAVRRDKYDYEYGRGVGMIIRIDDNIIEEYRLKKIAEEEAQKTKKASSKKSNITGMRKEGSTSEASSQKPTMDRILSEMNELRKEMLRLPELCAQRMIEKLNKTGVFYKPSNLEEDEENLYGGINESSNDGGLPKKEFVYQKDDSDRFRTPSKMNLQKDDDGVDVTSRGNTPFYCTPEYWDSFKGDMDDPTQVPEVSDEKAATSLGTDEIASHASLGSQGVQEEVEEVTGRRKRRGSQHVKSPYVVPKPNKRAKRSAKGKFFQNGGVNKSSDEYDVVKASIKYVRAHEYSQKHAKTEIFNDGMEEGLTVRRACQIINHEWLSGDTYIPLNKENTHWVTVVMHSGKREFQVLDSLMTGKLDSVTRELVEDLRKQLAEDIQEANATKKQMQPEL; translated from the exons ATGGTCAAAGAGAGTTCTAAAAGTACTGCTGGAAGTAAAGTCCTTATTTCACTAAGGCCTGATGATGTGTACTCCATATTTGGTTGGAAAAACAATGGAGTGGATGTTTTTGGGTTTCTTAGTACTGAAGGAGAAAAAGCAACCAAAAAATACCAGTTAGTTTTGTTAGCAAGAAAAATG ATTGGTAAGCTTCTGCAGGACGGCCATGTTAGGCAGTGGCCCCAGGGGAACCTCGCCCTTTTGCAA TACCTATATTGGGAGAAGGTGCAACCAATCACCGGTCCAAAATATGATCCGTTGGCATTGTTGAGCCCGCTGATGAGGAACTGGACGGAAGATATGGCTGTGAGAAGAGACAAATACGACTATGAATATGGTCGTGGTGTTGGGATGATAATCCGA ATCGATGACAACATTATAGAGGAGTACAGGCTAAAAAAAATTGCAGAAGAAGAAGCTCAAAAAACCAAGAAAGCTAGTAGCAAAAAATCTAACATTACTGGAATGAGGAAAGAGGGCAGTACCTCGGAGGCTTCGAGCCAGAAGCCTACTATGGACCGGATTTTGAGTGAGATGAATGAGCTTCGGAAGGAAATGCTTCGTTTGCCAGAGTTATGCGCACAG AGGATGATTGAGAAACTGAACAAAACCGGCGTCTTCTACAAACCCAGTAACCTGGAAGAAGACGAAGAGAATCTGTACGGAGGCATTAATGAGTCTTCAAACGATGGTGGACTTCCGAAAAAAGAGTTTGTATATCAAAAAGATGATTCAGACCGGTTCCGCACACCTTCCAAAATGAATTTGCAAAAGGATGATGACGGCGTTGATGTAACTTCTCGTGGAAACACACCTTTTTACTGCACACCTGAGTACTGGGATAGTTTCAAGGGTGATATGGATGATCCTACCCAAGTACCAGAAGTATCAGATGAAAAAGCCGCCACATCTTTAGGGACGGACGAGATCGCATCGCATGCATCGCTTGGTTCTCAAGGAGTACAAGAGGAAGTGGAGGAGGTTACTGGCAGGCGCAAGCGCAGAGGATCACAACATGTCAAGTCTCCTTATGTGGTCCCTAAACCGAACAAGCGAGCAAAACGTTCTGCGAAAGGAA AATTTTTCCAAAATGGTGGTGTTAACAAATCTAGTGATGAGTATGATGTGGTGAAAGCGTCCATCAAGTACGTGCGCGCGCATGAGTATTCACAAAAACATGCCAAAACAGAAATTTTCAATGATGGCATGGAAGAAGGTCTCACTGTGCGGAGAGCTTGTCAGATTATTAACCATGAGTGGCTAAGTGGCGAC ACTTATATTCCTCTAAACAAGGAAAACACTCACTGGGTTACTGTTGTCATGCATAGCGGGAAGAGAGAGTTCCAGGTTCTTGACTCGTTGATGACCGGAAAACTTGACAGTGTTACTAGAGAACTCGTTGAGGACCTG AGAAAACAACTAGCAGAAGATATCCAAGAAGCAAATGCAACCAAGAAGCAAATGCAACCGGAATTGTGA
- the LOC123493611 gene encoding protein FAR1-RELATED SEQUENCE 5-like, producing the protein MGWSGRECGAVRCAYDGSTGEAGAVEMEQVTGYASDDSGSDNGSSSLNANQPSGDNYMSQDESYSGNINANGDNERNNIDDDNAESEVDASRSGSSCQGGVDGPSGNDEHSDDDQFDLDMCYDEYQQESLDRHWSVMVKTFRSLDEVYMFYNKHARERGFSIRKDSLKRSKDRARTVRLRRYLCSAAGKRQAKFCTMEGRTRRLRPESRFFYEAHLKVKLDKKLNLWYVSSFFDDHSHTLARPDEVPFLRSHNQIKAFERAEILAMAGAGIRKHIIFDNVVSRYGSYAKSPFQRTKLYNMCYREKMKLLAQGDADTAIGIMLTRKDRDPDFFFEHTVDAEGRLQNLFWCDSQSRRDYLDYGDVVVFDSTDKMNMYGMPFIPFVGLNNHRCTTVFACAIVSDETEATYVWLLNTFLKANCQKRPKSVITDGDAAMIRAIRKVLSDLWHRLCSWHIEKNMQKHLNHKSLKEFRALLYYATTHKVFEERWAAFVRKWQTERMKTWLHRMYRKRTLWAASYLSGGFFLGMRSNQRSESLNSSLHLHLDYGMTIVDMIVHYENCIVRLRENEAYDDYTASQTLPVTVTECQAIESYAAKAFTQANFYMLQQDMKKVQELEVIDRLTGTDSQRFVVAWKNNRDHRFNVDYTPDSQKKHELDCP; encoded by the exons ATGGAGCAAGTAACCGGATACGCCAGTGATGATTCCGGTAGCGATAATGGATCCTCGTCATTGAATGCGAACCAACCTTCCGGAGACAACTATATGAGTCAGGATGAATCGTACAGTGGTAAT ATAAATGCTAATGGTGACAATGAGCGTAATAATATAGATGATGACAATGCCGAGAGCGAGGTCGATGCATCTCGTAGTGGGAGCAGTTGCCAA GGAGGTGTTGATGGTCCTAGCGGGAACGATGAGCACAGCGATGATGATCAGTTTGACCTTGACATGTGCTATGATGAATATCAGCAAGAGTCACTTGATAGGCATTGGTCAGTGATGGTAAAGACATTCAGGTCATTAGACGAGGTGTACATGTTCTACAACAAGCACGCGAGAGAACGTGGGTTCAGCATCAGGAAGGACTCGCTAAAACGTTCAAAGGATCGTGCAAGGACTGTGCGCTTGAGGAGGTATCTCTGTTCCGCCGCAGGAAAACGACAGGCCAAGTTCTGTACCATGGAAGGTCGGACCCGCAGGCTTAGACCGGAGAGTCGATTCTTCTACGAAGCCCATTTGAAAGTTAAGCTTGATAAAAAGCTTAATCTTTGGTATGTCAGCAGTTTCTTCGATGATCACAGCCACACTCTTGCACGACCGGACGAAGTCCCTTTCCTCCGATCTCATAATCAGATCAAAGCATTTGAGAGAGCTGAGATCTTAGCTATGGCTGGAGCTGGGATAAGAAAACATATCATTTTTGACAACGTCGTTAGCAGGTATGGGTCCTATGCAAAGTCACCGTTTCAGAGGACAAAGCTGTATAACATGTGCTATAGGGAGAAGATGAAATTGCTTGCACAAGGTGATGCTGATACTGCCATAGGAATCATGTTGACCAGAAAGGACAGAGATCCAGACTTCTTCTTTGAGCACACAGTTGACGCTGAAGGCAGGCTCCAAAACCTGTTCTGGTGTGATTCGCAGTCACGCCGGGATTATCTAGACTATGGTGATGTTGTCGTCTTCGACAGCACAGACAAGATGAACATGTATGGAATGCCGTTCATCCCTTTTGTGGGTCTGAACAACCACCGTTGCACTACGGTATTCGCATGCGCCATTGTTTCAGACGAGACTGAGGCTACATATGTTTGGTTGCTTAACACGTTCTTGAAAGCTAACTGTCAGAAGAGGCCCAAATCTGTAATTACCGATGGAGATGCAGCGATGATAAGGGCTATCAGGAAGGTGCTTTCTGATCTGTGGCATCGTCTATGTTCATGGCATATTGAAAAGAATATGCAGAAACACCTCAACCACAAGTCATTGAAGGAGTTCAGGGCATTATTGTACTATGCCACTACACATAAGGTTTTTGAGGAGAGATGGGCCGCGTTTGTGCGCAAATGGCAGACGGAGAGAATGAAAACATGGCTCCATAGGATGTACAGGAAGAGGACGCTTTGGGCTGCATCATATTTGTCTGGTGGGTTTTTCCTTGGTATGCGCAGTAATCAGAGGAGTGAGAGTCTGAACTCCAGCCTGCACCTTCATCTTGACTATGGTATGACGATCGTTGACATGATTGTACACTACGAGAATTGTATTGTTCGCCTCCGTGAGAATGAAGCTTATGATGACTACACGGCCTCACAGACTCTTCCAGTAACAGTGACTGAGTGTCAGGCCATTGAGTCGTATGCTGCGAAAGCATTCACGCAGGCAAACTTTTATATGTTGCAACAAGATATGAAGAAGGTACAGGAGCTTGAGGTAATTGATAGACTGACAGGGACCGATAGTCAGAGATTTGTGGTTGCGTGGAAGAATAACAGGGATCACAGATTTAATGTGGACTATACGCCAG ATTCTCAAAAAAAGCACGAGCTGGACTGCCCGTGA